DNA sequence from the Desulfonatronum thiosulfatophilum genome:
CCACAGTACTCTTTCCATCAGCGTGTTGAAATAAGCATACTCGCATGCGCGGAACAATCCCGCCGGCTGAACGTGAGAAAGACATTCAGATCCGTGAGCCAGACGACCTGCCGGTGTTTCGGCATCGTCAGCTGACCTCGCGGTTTCTGAAAACACAACAGCCGGCGGCTTTCCATCCGCTGGACAACCCTGCCCGATTCACGAACATGGAAAAACAGGGGCTGCTTTTCATGAGATCATTTCTGAAACTGCTTTGCAGTCGTTCATTTTTCAATCTCATGCTTTTTCCTTCCTGTTTCATGTACGATAATCCCAGGAAAATCAGATATGTCGGGGTGGATTAAAACTTTCTTTTCCTCCAGGAGCACCGGCGGAGAACGCTTTCCAGGCGAAGTGCACGCCGACGGACTTCTCCCGCCCTCGGAGGATACGTTTTCGGCCATCAACGAGCTGAGTCGGGTGGTCAAGAACAATCCTGACGCGGTGGAGATCTACCTGGCCCTGGGCAACCTGTATCGTTCCCAGGGAGAAATTGAGCGGGCGGTGCACATTCGCCAGAATTTGATTCTTCGCCCCGGGCTGCACCCGGAGTTCAAAGCCCGGGCCTTGTATGAACTCGGCCGCGACTACAAGCGCGGCGGCTTTGTGGACCGGGCTTTTGACGCCTTTCAGCAGGCGCGGAAAATCGCCGGCAACAATCCGGCCATCAATCACGAACTGGCCAGACTCAGCGCCGACTCCGAAGAGTTCCTTCAGGCAGCCAAATATTATGGCGAACTCGGGAACAGCATTGCCGAGGCGCATTATCTCGTCAGACAAGCCCAGAAGGAATGCCGGGACAATCCGAAAAGTTCACAGATTGCCAAATGGATCGACCGGGCCCTGAAGGTGTTTCCCGGCTCCACCGAGGCCTGGCTGGAAAAATTGCAACGCGTCTGGAAGGGGTTGGAAAAAGGCAAGCCTTCCAAGATCCTGGATCAGGCCATGGGCCAGGTTCCGGAGCAGATGCGATTCGTCCTTCTCGAAGGCTTGTTGACCACCTCACGGGAAGGCTCCTGCACAGCGGGCGTCGTGAGCGACATGAACGAGCTGGAAGACATTTTGGCCATCCTTTCCGGTTATCCTCAGGACATGCTGCTTCAGTACTACGGGGGGCTGCTCCTGTTGGACCACGGCCGCCTGGAGGATGCCCGGATCTGGTTCGAAAAATGTCTGCTTCTGGATTCCAATTTCTGGTTGGCTCGGCTTGAACTCCTGGCGCTGGCGCGGAAGAGACATGATCTGCCCAGAAGCCTGGATGTCCAGCTGGACTTCTTCATTTCCCGGGCTCGGGAGGTCAAGAACTACGCCTGCCGGCAATGCGGCCTGAAACGCGAAATGGTCTTTTTTGTCTGCCCCCGCTGCGGCGCTTGGCACTCCATCTCTTTTCGTCACAACCTGAATGAGTGATCCCACCCCCCTCAAACTGACTCCCATGCTGGAGCAGTATCTGAGCATCAAGGCCGAACACCCCGATGCCCTGCTCTTTTTCCGCATGGGCGATTTCT
Encoded proteins:
- a CDS encoding tetratricopeptide repeat protein, encoding MSGWIKTFFSSRSTGGERFPGEVHADGLLPPSEDTFSAINELSRVVKNNPDAVEIYLALGNLYRSQGEIERAVHIRQNLILRPGLHPEFKARALYELGRDYKRGGFVDRAFDAFQQARKIAGNNPAINHELARLSADSEEFLQAAKYYGELGNSIAEAHYLVRQAQKECRDNPKSSQIAKWIDRALKVFPGSTEAWLEKLQRVWKGLEKGKPSKILDQAMGQVPEQMRFVLLEGLLTTSREGSCTAGVVSDMNELEDILAILSGYPQDMLLQYYGGLLLLDHGRLEDARIWFEKCLLLDSNFWLARLELLALARKRHDLPRSLDVQLDFFISRAREVKNYACRQCGLKREMVFFVCPRCGAWHSISFRHNLNE